The Anas platyrhynchos isolate ZD024472 breed Pekin duck chromosome Z, IASCAAS_PekinDuck_T2T, whole genome shotgun sequence genome includes a window with the following:
- the GRAMD2B gene encoding GRAM domain-containing protein 2B isoform X4: MCVLTFRASSDGENGTDERRKPGKSPTLLLQTPTGEVEHTDDRKKVDVARTKSSSDSPVLTTDIKNDSKIERKKRASNQLKANAHFHKLFLDVPIDEPLKQSFTCALQKEILYQGKLFLSENWICFHSKVFGKDTKISIPVLSVTLLKKTKTALLVPNALIIATVTDRYMFVSLLSRDTTYKLLKSICRHLGDTSIGNSSNPSSAENSFRADRPTTLTLDFNEDYSDLDRIVQQRRQEMEESSSTGSQTPELECFQDYHVVETQTHLKVSKTEAKSARSDAHSKHVPDGKARNSLRNAGHSEAFRFFHKMKSQKLLSLNHILIFYAVLVCVLIFSTFYMRYKINVLEERLISITSFDSHVKDHPVRQGLGSHLQINADALCDELTANLIKLEKIQNNLQKLLEDGE; this comes from the exons ttcagatggagaaaatggaacagatgaaagaagaaagccaGGAAAATCACCTACTCTGTTGCTTCAGACTCCTACTGGTGAAGTGGAACATACTGATGACCGGAAGAAAGTTGATGTTGCTAG gacaaaaAGCAGTTCGGATAGTCCAGTCCTGACAACAGATATCAAGAATGATTCCAagattgaaaggaaaaaacGTGCCTCAAATCAG ctgaAGGCAAATGCACACTTTCATAAGCTGTTTCTGGATGTTCCCATTGATGAGCCACTGAAACAAA GTTTTACCTGtgctctgcagaaagaaattctGTACCAAGGAAAGCTATTCCTTTCTGAAAACTGGATTTGCTTCCATTCCAAGGTTTTTGGTAAAGACACTAAG ATTAGCATACCTGTGCTCTCAGTGACACTtctgaagaaaaccaaaactgcCCTTCTTGTGCCAAATGCTCTGATCATAGCAACAGTCACAGATAGA tacatGTTTGTGTCCTTACTCTCCAGAGATACCACCTACAAGCTATTAAAATCTATCTGTAGACATCTTGGG gataCAAGTATAGGCAACAGTTCCAATCCATCTTCTGCTGAAAACAGCTTCAGGGCTGATCGTCCTACAACTCTGACCCTG GATTTCAATGAGGACTATTCTGATCTGGATAGAATAGTGCAGCAACGAAGACAAGAGATGGAGGAGTCCAGTAGCACAGGCTCACAGACCCCAGAGCTTGAATGCTTTCAAG ATTATCATGTCGTCGAGACACAGACTCACTTGAAAGTTTCAAAGACCGAAGCAAAGTCTGCCCGTTCAGATGCACACAGTAAACACGTACCTGATGGAAAAGCCAGAAACAGCCTTCGAAATG CAGGTCACTCTGAAGCTTTCAGATTCTTCCACAAAATGAAGTCCCAGAAGCTCTTATCGCTGAACCACATACTTATATTTTATGCAGTTCT TGTCtgtgttttaatattttctacCTTCTACATGAGATATAAAATCAACGTCCTGGAGGAACGTCTTATTTCCATCACATCCTTTGATTCACATGTTAAAGA CCATCCAGTGCGCCAAGGTTTGGGATCTCATCTGCAAATTAATGCTGATGCCCTCTGTGATGAATTAACTGCCAATCTTATAAAATTGGAAAAG ATACAGAACAACTTACAAAAACTACTTGAAGACGGTGAATAA
- the GRAMD2B gene encoding GRAM domain-containing protein 2B isoform X2 — MMRKGNSLEDSVFHFESQSSFRKSSNDPPPVSPTESSGSVFISSDGENGTDERRKPGKSPTLLLQTPTGEVEHTDDRKKVDVARTKSSSDSPVLTTDIKNDSKIERKKRASNQLKANAHFHKLFLDVPIDEPLKQSFTCALQKEILYQGKLFLSENWICFHSKVFGKDTKISIPVLSVTLLKKTKTALLVPNALIIATVTDRYMFVSLLSRDTTYKLLKSICRHLGDTSIGNSSNPSSAENSFRADRPTTLTLDFNEDYSDLDRIVQQRRQEMEESSSTGSQTPELECFQDYHVVETQTHLKVSKTEAKSARSDAHSKHVPDGKARNSLRNGHSEAFRFFHKMKSQKLLSLNHILIFYAVLVCVLIFSTFYMRYKINVLEERLISITSFDSHVKDHPVRQGLGSHLQINADALCDELTANLIKLEKIQNNLQKLLEDGE; from the exons ttcagatggagaaaatggaacagatgaaagaagaaagccaGGAAAATCACCTACTCTGTTGCTTCAGACTCCTACTGGTGAAGTGGAACATACTGATGACCGGAAGAAAGTTGATGTTGCTAG gacaaaaAGCAGTTCGGATAGTCCAGTCCTGACAACAGATATCAAGAATGATTCCAagattgaaaggaaaaaacGTGCCTCAAATCAG ctgaAGGCAAATGCACACTTTCATAAGCTGTTTCTGGATGTTCCCATTGATGAGCCACTGAAACAAA GTTTTACCTGtgctctgcagaaagaaattctGTACCAAGGAAAGCTATTCCTTTCTGAAAACTGGATTTGCTTCCATTCCAAGGTTTTTGGTAAAGACACTAAG ATTAGCATACCTGTGCTCTCAGTGACACTtctgaagaaaaccaaaactgcCCTTCTTGTGCCAAATGCTCTGATCATAGCAACAGTCACAGATAGA tacatGTTTGTGTCCTTACTCTCCAGAGATACCACCTACAAGCTATTAAAATCTATCTGTAGACATCTTGGG gataCAAGTATAGGCAACAGTTCCAATCCATCTTCTGCTGAAAACAGCTTCAGGGCTGATCGTCCTACAACTCTGACCCTG GATTTCAATGAGGACTATTCTGATCTGGATAGAATAGTGCAGCAACGAAGACAAGAGATGGAGGAGTCCAGTAGCACAGGCTCACAGACCCCAGAGCTTGAATGCTTTCAAG ATTATCATGTCGTCGAGACACAGACTCACTTGAAAGTTTCAAAGACCGAAGCAAAGTCTGCCCGTTCAGATGCACACAGTAAACACGTACCTGATGGAAAAGCCAGAAACAGCCTTCGAAATG GTCACTCTGAAGCTTTCAGATTCTTCCACAAAATGAAGTCCCAGAAGCTCTTATCGCTGAACCACATACTTATATTTTATGCAGTTCT TGTCtgtgttttaatattttctacCTTCTACATGAGATATAAAATCAACGTCCTGGAGGAACGTCTTATTTCCATCACATCCTTTGATTCACATGTTAAAGA CCATCCAGTGCGCCAAGGTTTGGGATCTCATCTGCAAATTAATGCTGATGCCCTCTGTGATGAATTAACTGCCAATCTTATAAAATTGGAAAAG ATACAGAACAACTTACAAAAACTACTTGAAGACGGTGAATAA
- the GRAMD2B gene encoding GRAM domain-containing protein 2B isoform X3, whose translation MVLMTEQRCEAEEPKAGRAGGRRECRGALRLSDGENGTDERRKPGKSPTLLLQTPTGEVEHTDDRKKVDVARTKSSSDSPVLTTDIKNDSKIERKKRASNQLKANAHFHKLFLDVPIDEPLKQSFTCALQKEILYQGKLFLSENWICFHSKVFGKDTKISIPVLSVTLLKKTKTALLVPNALIIATVTDRYMFVSLLSRDTTYKLLKSICRHLGDTSIGNSSNPSSAENSFRADRPTTLTLDFNEDYSDLDRIVQQRRQEMEESSSTGSQTPELECFQDYHVVETQTHLKVSKTEAKSARSDAHSKHVPDGKARNSLRNAGHSEAFRFFHKMKSQKLLSLNHILIFYAVLVCVLIFSTFYMRYKINVLEERLISITSFDSHVKDHPVRQGLGSHLQINADALCDELTANLIKLEKIQNNLQKLLEDGE comes from the exons ttcagatggagaaaatggaacagatgaaagaagaaagccaGGAAAATCACCTACTCTGTTGCTTCAGACTCCTACTGGTGAAGTGGAACATACTGATGACCGGAAGAAAGTTGATGTTGCTAG gacaaaaAGCAGTTCGGATAGTCCAGTCCTGACAACAGATATCAAGAATGATTCCAagattgaaaggaaaaaacGTGCCTCAAATCAG ctgaAGGCAAATGCACACTTTCATAAGCTGTTTCTGGATGTTCCCATTGATGAGCCACTGAAACAAA GTTTTACCTGtgctctgcagaaagaaattctGTACCAAGGAAAGCTATTCCTTTCTGAAAACTGGATTTGCTTCCATTCCAAGGTTTTTGGTAAAGACACTAAG ATTAGCATACCTGTGCTCTCAGTGACACTtctgaagaaaaccaaaactgcCCTTCTTGTGCCAAATGCTCTGATCATAGCAACAGTCACAGATAGA tacatGTTTGTGTCCTTACTCTCCAGAGATACCACCTACAAGCTATTAAAATCTATCTGTAGACATCTTGGG gataCAAGTATAGGCAACAGTTCCAATCCATCTTCTGCTGAAAACAGCTTCAGGGCTGATCGTCCTACAACTCTGACCCTG GATTTCAATGAGGACTATTCTGATCTGGATAGAATAGTGCAGCAACGAAGACAAGAGATGGAGGAGTCCAGTAGCACAGGCTCACAGACCCCAGAGCTTGAATGCTTTCAAG ATTATCATGTCGTCGAGACACAGACTCACTTGAAAGTTTCAAAGACCGAAGCAAAGTCTGCCCGTTCAGATGCACACAGTAAACACGTACCTGATGGAAAAGCCAGAAACAGCCTTCGAAATG CAGGTCACTCTGAAGCTTTCAGATTCTTCCACAAAATGAAGTCCCAGAAGCTCTTATCGCTGAACCACATACTTATATTTTATGCAGTTCT TGTCtgtgttttaatattttctacCTTCTACATGAGATATAAAATCAACGTCCTGGAGGAACGTCTTATTTCCATCACATCCTTTGATTCACATGTTAAAGA CCATCCAGTGCGCCAAGGTTTGGGATCTCATCTGCAAATTAATGCTGATGCCCTCTGTGATGAATTAACTGCCAATCTTATAAAATTGGAAAAG ATACAGAACAACTTACAAAAACTACTTGAAGACGGTGAATAA
- the GRAMD2B gene encoding GRAM domain-containing protein 2B isoform X1, which translates to MMRKGNSLEDSVFHFESQSSFRKSSNDPPPVSPTESSGSVFISSDGENGTDERRKPGKSPTLLLQTPTGEVEHTDDRKKVDVARTKSSSDSPVLTTDIKNDSKIERKKRASNQLKANAHFHKLFLDVPIDEPLKQSFTCALQKEILYQGKLFLSENWICFHSKVFGKDTKISIPVLSVTLLKKTKTALLVPNALIIATVTDRYMFVSLLSRDTTYKLLKSICRHLGDTSIGNSSNPSSAENSFRADRPTTLTLDFNEDYSDLDRIVQQRRQEMEESSSTGSQTPELECFQDYHVVETQTHLKVSKTEAKSARSDAHSKHVPDGKARNSLRNAGHSEAFRFFHKMKSQKLLSLNHILIFYAVLVCVLIFSTFYMRYKINVLEERLISITSFDSHVKDHPVRQGLGSHLQINADALCDELTANLIKLEKIQNNLQKLLEDGE; encoded by the exons ttcagatggagaaaatggaacagatgaaagaagaaagccaGGAAAATCACCTACTCTGTTGCTTCAGACTCCTACTGGTGAAGTGGAACATACTGATGACCGGAAGAAAGTTGATGTTGCTAG gacaaaaAGCAGTTCGGATAGTCCAGTCCTGACAACAGATATCAAGAATGATTCCAagattgaaaggaaaaaacGTGCCTCAAATCAG ctgaAGGCAAATGCACACTTTCATAAGCTGTTTCTGGATGTTCCCATTGATGAGCCACTGAAACAAA GTTTTACCTGtgctctgcagaaagaaattctGTACCAAGGAAAGCTATTCCTTTCTGAAAACTGGATTTGCTTCCATTCCAAGGTTTTTGGTAAAGACACTAAG ATTAGCATACCTGTGCTCTCAGTGACACTtctgaagaaaaccaaaactgcCCTTCTTGTGCCAAATGCTCTGATCATAGCAACAGTCACAGATAGA tacatGTTTGTGTCCTTACTCTCCAGAGATACCACCTACAAGCTATTAAAATCTATCTGTAGACATCTTGGG gataCAAGTATAGGCAACAGTTCCAATCCATCTTCTGCTGAAAACAGCTTCAGGGCTGATCGTCCTACAACTCTGACCCTG GATTTCAATGAGGACTATTCTGATCTGGATAGAATAGTGCAGCAACGAAGACAAGAGATGGAGGAGTCCAGTAGCACAGGCTCACAGACCCCAGAGCTTGAATGCTTTCAAG ATTATCATGTCGTCGAGACACAGACTCACTTGAAAGTTTCAAAGACCGAAGCAAAGTCTGCCCGTTCAGATGCACACAGTAAACACGTACCTGATGGAAAAGCCAGAAACAGCCTTCGAAATG CAGGTCACTCTGAAGCTTTCAGATTCTTCCACAAAATGAAGTCCCAGAAGCTCTTATCGCTGAACCACATACTTATATTTTATGCAGTTCT TGTCtgtgttttaatattttctacCTTCTACATGAGATATAAAATCAACGTCCTGGAGGAACGTCTTATTTCCATCACATCCTTTGATTCACATGTTAAAGA CCATCCAGTGCGCCAAGGTTTGGGATCTCATCTGCAAATTAATGCTGATGCCCTCTGTGATGAATTAACTGCCAATCTTATAAAATTGGAAAAG ATACAGAACAACTTACAAAAACTACTTGAAGACGGTGAATAA